The stretch of DNA TCCATACAATCTTTTGCATTGCACTCTCTAAAAACTCTGATTGTCCTGCCCACTCTATATAGTAACCAGCCGGTAATTCTAAATCTTTCAATACCTTTTTTGCTTTTTCTTTGTATTCAGCAGAGGTTATACTACTACGTGGGGTAATATATATAAAAGTAACTGGTTTGCCCATTTCTGTTTTGATTACAGAACTGCTCTCTTTGTAGTGGACATCTGCCAGTGTAGAGAGCGGCACAAATCCAAGTTTTGTTTTTACCTGAATATTGCGTATAGCTTCAATAGTGCTACGATCCTCTTCTTCAAAGCGTACGGCAACAGGATAGCGTTCTAAGCCTTTGAACATTGTAGTTACAGGCATGCCGCCAATACCTGATGAAGTAAGCAAAAGGATCTCATCTTTTGTAATACCATATCGTGCAAGGGCTGTTTCATTGATTTCAATATCGATGTAGTAGCCTGCATCTGATTGATCCGCAAAAACAGACATTGTCTCATCTAAGTTTCTTAATTTTTCCTCAATACGAGATCCAATGGTTTGCAATGTTGTTAAATCATCACCATAGAGTTTAATGCCAAGAGGGGTACGAATACCACTTAATAGCATATCTATGCGTCCTCTTATTGGGTATGTCCAGGAGTTGACTAAACCTGGTATTTGCAAGGCATCTTCAAGCTCTTGTTGAAGTTTTTCATATGTCATACCTTTGCGCCACTCACTTTGTGGTTTAAAGGTGATGATGGTTTCTAACATTCCCAATGGTGCAGGGTCGGTTGCTGTATCGGCACGTCCACCTTTGCCAAAAACTGTCTCTACTTCAGGAAAGCTTTTAATTATTTTATCTGTCTTTTGGGTCAATGCTTTGCTAAGGTCAACACTTATGCCATAAGGGGTAACCGGCATATACATTAGTGTTTGTTCATTGAGCATTGGCATAAATTCCCATTTTAGCTTTTCATAAAGAGGCACCATCCATACAAGTAGTGCAATAGCACCTGCTATTACTAGATATTTGAGTTTGAGTGCTATAGTAAGCAGTGGATGATAGAGCCATATAAAAAAGCGTACAAGTGGATTTTTATTTTCACTTGGAATGTGACCATGTAAAAACCAAACCATTAAAACAGGTACAAGTGTGATGGCTAGTATTGCACCTGCAGTCATTGCAAATGTTTTGGTAAAGGCTAGTGGAGTAAAGAGCAATCCTTCCTGACCTGAAAGTGCAAAAATAGGCAAAAATGAGACTACTACAAGCACTAAAGCAAAAAAGATAGGACGACCAACTTTTTTACAAGCTTCTATGATGACCGTAACTCTCTCCTCATTGGTAATTGAGCCTTTTTTTTCAACGATTTTATGGAGCTCTTTATGGGCATTTTCAATCATTACAATAGAAGCATCAACCATTGCACCAATAGCAATGGCAATACCACCAAGGCTCATAATGTTACTGCCAATACCAAACATTTTCATTAGTAAAAAGGTCATACCAATTGTCAGTGGTAAGATGATAAGAACAATTAGTGAACTGCGCAAATGCATCAAAAAGAGTGCAATTACTATTACTACAATAATACTCTCTTCTAAAAGTGTTTTTTTGAGCGTATCTACTGCCTTTTCAATTAGTCCACTGCGATCATAGGTTTCAATGATCTCAACACCTTCAACCTTAATTTCATTTAACCTCTTTTTAACATCTTGGATGACGCGGTAAGCATCTTCACCGTAGCGAATCATTACAATGCCACCGACCACTTCACCCTCTCCGTTAAGATCGGCAATACCACGACGTGGTGCTGGTACTACTTCTACTCTTGCAATATCTCCAATGGTTACAGGTACTCCATTACGCGTTATGACATTAAGATTACGAATATCATCAAGATTTTTAAGATAGCCACTAGCCTGAACCATCCACTCATAACCATTTTGTATAACGATGCGCCCGCCTGTATCATTGTTATTGGCTTTTAGGGTACGTACAATGTCGTTTATAGAGAGGTTATAACGTACTAAAGCATCATTGCTTACAGTTACTTGCCACGTTGGTACAAAACCACCAATACTGGCAACATCACTTACACCATCAACACCCATAAGGGCATATTTAAATGTATAGTCTTGCAGGGTACGCAGTTCGGCTAAATTTTTGGTTTTAGAGACTAGTGCATACTCATAGACCCAACCAACACCAGATGCATCAGGTCCAAGTGATACTTCTACACCTGATGGCAATGTGCTTTGAATTGCCGCTAACTGTTCAAGAACACGGCTTCTCCCCCAGTAGAGATCGGTACCATCTTTAAATATGATGTAAATAAGCGCATTTTCATAGGTTGAAAAACCGCGTACCGTTTCTATGTTGGCGATGCTAAGAAACTTTGTAATTAATGGATATGTAGCTTGATCTTCAATTATATTTGGACTTTGACCACGCCACTTTACTTGTACGATCACTTGTGGTGGTGAGAGGTCGGGCAGGGCATCAAGTGGTGTATTTTGCACAGCCCAGATTGATCCAATGACAATAAAAAGCGTAGCCATTAAAACAAGAAAACGGTTTTTAATGCTGAAATCAATAATTTTTTCAATCATTTGTACAACCTAAAACAGACCATTAATTTGTGCATCACTATCAATTAAAAATAGGACATTATTAACAACTTCATCGCCTTCTTTCAGCCCTGAAATAATCGCATAGCGTTTATTGTCAATAGGTTTAATGACAACATCTATAGGCTCATACTCCCCTTCAAATTCACCAGCTTTAAAGACATACCAGCGGTTCATCTTACGTATTACAGCAGTTCTTGGCAGAGTGAGCATAGTTTTAGGTTCACTTTTAGCATATAGAGTGGCAAACATACCGGGAAATAGCTTTTTATCTATATTTTTTACATTTAAACGAAGTGTTGCAAGAGCATTTTTAGGATCTATTGTGGGGTATAGAAACGGATGATTTGCTTCAAAAATTCCACTTACTGCTTTGGTTGTAAAATAAAATCTTCTAGCTCTCAAAATAAGTGGAATATCAGGCTCGCTAATTTTGGCTTCAATCCATAGATTTTCTAAATTTACAATTTGAAATATAGGTGATTTCGCATTGAATGAGCTACCTTCTACTACCTCTTTTTTAAATATATAACCACTTTTAGGAGCAAAAATTGTAGTATATGGATCAATTTTTCTATTTTTAGCATATTGGTTAATCTCATTATCGCTTATTCCAAGTAGTTGCAGTTTACGCTTAGCACTTTCAACCATTCCTCGATCGTTATGTTTTTTTGAAAATTCAAGAGCGTTAATGTACTCCTCTTTGGCTTTAAATATTTCTGGTGAGTAAACCTTTGCCAAAGGCTCACCTTTTTTGACATAACTGTATGTTCTATTTATATATAGCTTTACGATATATCCACTAAATCTTGGAACAATATTAACAATATTTTTTTCATCTGCTTTTAATAAACCATAAAACTTTTTTTTAAAACCTGTTGTCTCTTTTTTTACTTTTACTGTTTGAATATTAAACAACTGTTCTACACTTGGAGGCTCTGCCAAAAGTAGCAAAGGAAATAAAATTATCCATAATTTTTTCATTTTAACTCTCCTAAAAGGGCATCTATTTTTGCTTTTGTTTTATGAAAGTTGGCTCTTGCAGATATTACTTGGGCTTCTAACGTCAGTTTTTGTTCAATAAGATCCATAAATTTGTAAAGGTCTCCTCCTGCTGCTATGTCAGCTCGTATCAGATCAAACATATGCTCAATTAGTGGAAGGCTGTCATCCTTTACTATATGTAAAACTTCCAACTCTTTTTGTGCAATAGCATATAACTTTTCTAAATTTGCCTCTAAACTATGTTTTGTATCTGTTACCATAAACTCTTTAGATAGTAGTTTTGCACGCTGTTCTTCAACTTTGCTTTTTTCAGTACCGTAAATTGGCAAAGTAAAACTTAAACCTACAGAGACAAAATCTTCAAACTCTTGACGGTGGTTGTAGCCTATACGAAGAGTTGGATCACTTATTCTGTTTAGCTGTGATAGTTCAAGTCTATTTTTTTCAATTTCACTATTAGCTTGTTTAACTTTTAAAATTGGAGTCTCTTTTAGCTCTTTTTTCAATATAGTTAATGGCAAAAGAGTCTCTTTTGGTAGCTCTATTTTTATGTTTTGAATATTTTGAAAACTCAGGTAGCTAAGAAGGGCAACTATCTCTTCTCTTTTTGCTTTAAGATTACTCAAATCTGTTTTTAGTCGCGACCTAACAAGCTCTGCTGACATAATTCCCATATGGAAGTTTTCTGATCTGCTTGACGCGGTATAGCCTTGAAAAATTTTAATATTTTGTTCTGTTATCTCTATATTTCTTTGAGTTAATTTGATTAACTCTTCAATTTCCCAGAGTTGGTAAGCAGTTATTTTTATTTTAGATACAAGCTCAGCCTTTGCCTCTTTAAGTGTCATTAATAGAAGCTTTTTTTTAGCCTTTTCTATCTTTACTTTTGCATCAATTTTACCAAACCAAGGGATTTTTTGAGATAGAGTAATTGCTTGTGTCTGCATTGGCTCAAGTGATCTGTCTGTTATGTCATCAAGGCGAATGTCATTTACTGATATGCTTATGATTGGGTTATCAAAGTTTTTTGAGTAAGAAAGTGCATAATCTGCAGCGGCTATCCTAGCTTTGATAGTCTCAAGGCTAGGATGTTTTGCAAGAGCCACTTCAATTAGTTTGTTTAGCTCTGTTGCTTGTAAATTTAAGATACATATAAAAATTAATAGCCAGTATCTCATAATAATCCTATAGATTTATTGAGCTTTTTAGTCTATACTTTTTGCCCTCTTTGGTTGTTATAAATATATGTACTTGCCATGTCCCTCCCATTGATGCGTTGAAGGCTGCTTCATAAACACCGTTTCCTAGAGGTTTTGCTACTGTTTTGTACTCCATATATGGCATACCAGGCATTGCCGGCATAAAGAATTTAACTGCAACATTTGCATCTTTAATAGGAGTTGATCTTTTAAAAAGATGAAGTTCAAGCTTATTCATCCCTGTAGTTAACGGCTTGTCCGATACCATTTCAACTTTAATTGCGGTATTTGACCATCTTTTCAAAAGCGGCAGCTTGAAGTGATGTAAATGCAAGCATAACAGTTGTCAAAAGTGTTAAAAGTCTCATATTTGCTCCTTTTAGTCATAGAGTGTTTTGGTACGAGATTATAAAACTGCATTGTGTAAAAAGTGTGCAAACTCTTTATGATACAATCTTGAATAAATTGACACTAGCTGAGGATTTAATGAGAGGAATGAGCTATGGATATATTATTGCTTGAAGATGACACAATGTTAGCAGAACTTATTAAAGAGCATCTGGAAGAGCAGGGGAATGCTGTAGACCATTTTATAGATGGAGAAGAAGCAGAAGATGCCATTTTAAGTAAGAAGTATGATCTTTTACTTTTAGATGTAAATGTTCCTAGTATCAATGGATTTGAACTGCTTAAGTCAATGCGTGAACGAAAAGATATGACACCGGCTATAATGATAACCTCAAGAAATAGTAGTATAGATGTAAAAGAGGGTTTTGAGTATGGGTGTGATGACTATATTAAGAAACCATTTGAGTTTGAGGAGTTGGATGCACGCATAGAGCATATTGTACGAATGTTTAGAATAGGAGAAAATGAAGTAATAAAAATCAGTGATAATATACTCTTTTATCCTGCTCTTCATAAATTAGAGGTTTTATCTGAACCTATTGCTTTAACTCCTAAAGCATCAGAAATTCTTCATTATCTTTATAAGAATAGAGATCGAATTGTTTCACGCGAAGAGTTGACTCAGAATTTATGGGTATATGATGAGATACCCACAGATGCTACTATTAGAAGTTATATAAAGACATTGCGTAAATATATCTCAAATATCATAACTGAAAGAGGGGTAGGGTATGGGTTTAAGTCCATCTGAAAAGAGTTCACTCTTTCGGTTTATGGCAATTTATTTGGGAACAGGTTTTATTGTAGTTGTAGCATTTTCAACTCTTTTTTATAGAATAGAATCTGAATCGATTAAAGATAATAGTTTTGCAAAAATACGTATGTTTGCTATGAATATATCGGCATCTGCAATTGATGCACAGATGCATGGTGCTAAATTTGAAATACCAAAAAGAAAAGATTATGAGTATCTTTTACTTAAACAAAATGGAGAGGTAGTCGGCGGCAATATTAGTGACAATGTAGATATAAGTAAAGATGAATATGTAAAAAATGGTTGTGCTTATTATATAGACAGAAGTGTACGTGGGCATTTGGGAATTGACTATATTGTAGTTCGTGATTGTACCCTTCAACAAAAAATTGTACAGAGTGGAAAAAATGTAGCTATTATTGCTGTAATTGCATATGGGTTTTTAATACTTGTTGGTTGGTATCTAGGACGACTTTTCCTTAAGCCTATGCGTGAAAAGATTGATTTAATGGATAGATTCATAAAAGATAGCACGCATGAGCTTAATACCCCGGTAACAACAATGTTGCTTGCACTGCATAAGATAGATAAGAAAGGTTGTAAGCCTGTCTATTTAAGATCATTGCAAATGAGTGTTCGTCTTATTGGAAGGATTTATGAAGATTTGAGTTTTTTAATGCTTAAATCACAAGTAAGAGACAATACTCAAATTAAATCTGTTGATCTGTCTAAAAAGATAAAAGAGAGTATAGATTTTTTTTCTATTTTGTCAGAAAATAAAAAGTTAGAGATTATTTACAATTTAGAGACTTGTATAATTCAGGCTGATCCTCACCATATTGAACTTTTAATCAAAAATATTATTGATAATGCTATAAAATATACAAATCCAGGAGGAAAAATAGAGATATCTCTTAAAAATTGTGAATTGAAAGTTTCTGATACAGGTATTGGTATATCAGAAGAGAAGCTTTCTGTGATTTTTAATAGATTTCATAGAGAAAACAGTGTGTCAGGTGGTTTTGGAATTGGTCTTGATATTGTAAAAACTATTTGCCAAATTTATGGATTTACTGTTAATGTAGAGTCAAATCTTGGAAAAGGGAGTAGTTTTATAGTAAAGTTTGCCAATTTCTAATCAAAGAAGTTGAAGTTTTAGCCAATAAAAGCTATAGTAATGTCTATAAAATTATTGAAAGTAAGGATCTGTTTTTAGAATAGTTCAGAAATATTAAATATTGAACTACGAACTTTAAAATAAATGTGGGAGAGTAGGAATGAGAAAGATTGTTGTTTCGCTGGTATTGCTTTTAAGTTTATCTTTTACTTTACAAGCGGCTAATTTTAGTAAAGTTGCAGAGGGAACTCCTCACTTGATTCAAGAGGGTTCTCAAAAAATGTGGTGTCCTGTTTGTGGAATGAATTTGAAAATGTTTTACAAAACATCTCATGCTGTCGTTTTAAAAGATGGTAAGAAGAAACAGTACTGCTCTATTCGATGTCTTGTTGCTGACTGGCCAATAATCAAAGATAAAATTAAAGAGATTTTAGTTGTTGATGCAAAAACTGGTGAACTGATTAATGCCAAGAGTGCTTACTATGTTGTAGGTTCCAAAGTTAAAGGAACTATGAGTATGGTAAGTAAAATTGCTTTTGCTAAAGAGAAAGATGCAAAAGCTTTTCAACAAAAGTTTGGTGGAAAGATATCTGATTTTAATAGAGTATTTAAAATAGCTAGTGAGTCATTAAATAAAGACTCTATGATGGTAGCTAAAAAGAAACAGATGAAAATGTACCCTATGGGTAAAAAGATTTATACAAAAATGTGTAAACCTATAGATGTTAAAGGATTTTCTCATATTAATGAGCTTAAAGCAGCTATTAGAGCTGAAAAACTTTGTAAGCCAATGAAAGAGAAACAGTTACAAGCTGTAGCACTATACCTTTGGAATGTGAAGAGAGTTAATACTAAAAGAGGTTGCAACTGTGGAATGATGAGACAAAACAGCAGTTGTAATTGTAATATGAATAAAATGAATATGAAAGGTTGTAGATCTTCAGCTAATATGGGACAAGTAGCATCAAAAATGGGTTTAACTAAAACAGACAAATGTCCTGTTTGTGGAATGTTTGTCTATAAATATCCTAAATGGGCTGCATTTATATATTATGAACAAGATGGAAAATCTAAATATTTGGCATTTGATGGCGTTAAAGATATGATGAAATTCTATTTTGAACCAGTAAAATGGGGAAAATATGAGAATATTAAAAATAGTATAAAAAAGATTTTAGTTAGAGATTATTATACATTAAAACCTGTTTTGGCAGAGTCTGCTTGGTATGTTGTTGGAAGTAATGTTTTTGGACCTATGGGGAATGAGTTAATTCCTTTTAAAACAGAGGAAGCAGCTAAAAACTTTATGGCAGATCATAAAGGAAAGAAAATTCTTCGTTTTAATGATATAACAAAAGAGATAGTTTATAAGTTGGATGAATAATTATATTATAAAATTTTACATATTTACTTTTTTTCTCCTTTTTGTCTTTTTTGGAGAGTTGATCTATTTTAGCTCTTCAAAAAGTATGACTTATAAAGAGTTAGAAATCAAAAATAGATTTGTTCATCAAGTAGGGCTTCCCGATTTAAGTTTGGCTACTGAAGCACGCTTTATACGTTTTAGATCATTGACTGATATTTACTCACCATTTAATGAAGGACCTGAAATTTTAGATTACTTTCCTGCTTCATTTACTTACTACCCTGCTTTAAAAGGTAAAAATAGTATTCCATCCAAGGTTATTATTAAATGAAACACTTTTTAGCTTTTGCTTTAAGCTCATTAACAAGGCGAAGCAGCAAAAATATATTTATTTTTATTATATTTACATTTTTAATATTTATTCTATCTTCCGTATTTATGATTACCAACGCTCTTAAAACTGAAATGTTTGCTACATTAAAATCTCTACCAGATATTACTGTTCAGCGTATTGTTGCTGGAAGACAAACAATGATAGATGTTAATAGGTGTGAGGAGATTAGTAAGCTGTTTGGTGTAAGTGATGTTAACCCAAGAGTTTGGGGGTACTACTATTTACCAACTTTGGGAGTGAATTTCAGTATTGTAGGAGTTGAAAGTTTTTCTAAACAGTATAATAAAGAGTTAGACGATATTGTTGATAAATTTTCTGACAAGCTTGTCGGTGGAGACAATATGATTGTAGGAGTTGGTGTTTTAAAAGAGCTTAAAAAGATCTTCTTTAATGACTACTTCTATTTTGTCAAGCCTGACGGATCACTTAAAAAAGTAAAGATTGCAGGAGTTTTTAAACCTTCAACATCATTGGAAAGTAATGATATTATTATAATGGATAGTGAATTAGTACGTGAAATATTTGAAATGGATGAGACAAAAGCTACAGATATTGTTGTTAATGTAGCAAATCACGATGAAGTACCTACAATTGCTAAAAAAATAAGAGAGATTTACCCAGATAGTCGTGTTATAACCAAAGATGATTTGAAGACTAGTTATACAAACGTTTTTAACTATAAAAGTGGCTTATTTTTAGCTCTTTTTATAGTCTCAATATTTACTTTTTTCATTATTATCTATGATAAAGCAAGCGGATTAAGCAGTGAAGAGAGACGTGAGATAGGGATTCTTAAAGCTATTGGATGGAAGATAGATGATATACTCAAAGTAAAACTTCTTGAATCTGTGATTATCTCAGGTTTAGCATATCTTCTAGCTGTAACTTTAGCTGTTGGATATGTTTTTGGTCTACAATCTCCAGTGTTACGAGAGCTTTTTATGGGGTACTCTGTATTAAAACCACCATTTGATTTGCCATTTGTCATAGATGGAGGAGTATTGGCACTAATATTCTTCACAACAATTCCAATTTATACTGCTGCTACCATTATTCCTGCTTGGAGAGCTGCTACTCTGGATGCTGATGAGGCTATTAGATGATTGAAGTAAAAAATGTAACAAAAGTTTTCAATCAAGGCCTTCCTAATGAGATGACTGCACTAAGTGGAGTCTCATTTATGGTAAATAGAGGTGAGTTGATAATTTTAAAAGGTCCAAGTGGAAGTGGAAAGAGTACACTTCTTTCAATTATTGCAGCACTACAAAAACCTACTTTTGGAGAGGTTATAGTTTTAAAAAATAGAGTATCTAAGCTTCCTGATGATTTTGCTTCACTCTTTCGTCGTGAAAATATAGGTTTTATTTTTCAAAAGTTCAATCTCATACCAACTCTTTCTGTATATGAAAATATAATTACACCTTTAATTCCTGAAGGGTTAAGTGATAAAGAGCTTGAATCAAAGGCAAACAGGGTAATGGAAGAGTTTTCTATAAGCCATAAAAAGGATGAATTGGTTAAAAATCTTTCAGGCGGTGAACAGCAAAGAACTGCAATTGCCAGAGCACTTGTAAATGATCCTGATATTATTTTAGCTGATGAACCGACAGCAAATCTAGATGAGAAGTTATCTATTCAATTTTTAGAGTATCTTAAAAAGATGAAGAAAAAGGGTAAAACTATTATAATAGCAACACACGATCCCATTTTTTTCAATCTTCCAATTACAGATAAAGAGATCACTATTCACAATGGAAAAGTAGTGTGAACCTATTAAGCCCAGATGTTATAGCTATATTAATACTCGATACTATATTTTTTATTTTTGCTAGTTTAGCTTTTATTATATCCATACAGATTGTAAGAAAATGGGAAATAGAGGCAACAACACAGTTGCAGTATATTTTAGAAAAACGAGCTTATCTGGTTGCTACAATAATAAAGTATATTTTTTACTTTAAATTGCCTCTATTTCTCTATTTTATTTATACATTAGATATGTTGTCAAATATACTACCTGGTGCTATGTGTGCAGCTGGAGTTACAAATGCCACTATTTATGGTATGCCACTATTTATGGTCAAAATATTTGATCTATATCTTTTTGGTTTTTGGCTTGTAGTAAATTACATTGATATGAAAAAGCCTGATTATCCATTTACTAAACTAAAATTTCTTTTTTTTATTTTAATTTTTCCTATATTAGCAATCGAAACTGTATTAGAAATTCTTCATGTGGGCGGCATTAACCCTCAAGTCATTGTAAGTTGCTGTGGTACACTCTTTTCTGCTGCAAAAAGTTCATCAGTTTCTATTTTTATTAATTTGCCAAATTATTTGATTCTATCTATATTTTATGCCAATTTTCTTTTAATATTTTTATCTTACCTATATAAAAAAGCCTTTTTGACAGCACTATTCAATGCAATTTTTATTCCTGTAGCTATTGTCTCTTTAATTGTCTTTTTTTCCACTTATATTTATGAAATGCCTCATCATCACTGTCCATTTTGCTTGCTTCAGAGTGACTACAACTATATAGGATATTTTTTATATATTACACTTTTTGGAGGTACTTTTTTTGGAATATCAGCATATATTTCAGAAAAACTTTCTTACAAGACAAGCAAAAAATGGATAAAAATCTCTATGATTTTAGATACTTTATATGTAATTTTAGTATCATACTTTCCTGTAAGTTTTTATTTTAAAAATGGGGTCTGGTTATGAGATGGATAGTTGTGTTTTTATTATCGCTTATTTTAACTGGATGTAGTGATAAAAGCGGTAATAGTCCTATAAAAAGTGAAGGTGGTAAACCTGTTACTTTTGAGATTGGTAAAGTTTTCTGTCCACAGTGTCATATGGATCTAAAATCATTAAAAGACAGTGTTGAGTTAATAGAAGGTAAAGATGTAACATTATTTGATGATATAGGTTGCACGGTACTTTGGATGAAGAAGAAGGGAATAGATCCAAACAGTGTAAAGATTTGGGTATTTAGCAGAGATACCAAACATTGGATTGATGCAAAAAAGGCTTTT from Hydrogenimonas thermophila encodes:
- a CDS encoding efflux RND transporter permease subunit; the protein is MIEKIIDFSIKNRFLVLMATLFIVIGSIWAVQNTPLDALPDLSPPQVIVQVKWRGQSPNIIEDQATYPLITKFLSIANIETVRGFSTYENALIYIIFKDGTDLYWGRSRVLEQLAAIQSTLPSGVEVSLGPDASGVGWVYEYALVSKTKNLAELRTLQDYTFKYALMGVDGVSDVASIGGFVPTWQVTVSNDALVRYNLSINDIVRTLKANNNDTGGRIVIQNGYEWMVQASGYLKNLDDIRNLNVITRNGVPVTIGDIARVEVVPAPRRGIADLNGEGEVVGGIVMIRYGEDAYRVIQDVKKRLNEIKVEGVEIIETYDRSGLIEKAVDTLKKTLLEESIIVVIVIALFLMHLRSSLIVLIILPLTIGMTFLLMKMFGIGSNIMSLGGIAIAIGAMVDASIVMIENAHKELHKIVEKKGSITNEERVTVIIEACKKVGRPIFFALVLVVVSFLPIFALSGQEGLLFTPLAFTKTFAMTAGAILAITLVPVLMVWFLHGHIPSENKNPLVRFFIWLYHPLLTIALKLKYLVIAGAIALLVWMVPLYEKLKWEFMPMLNEQTLMYMPVTPYGISVDLSKALTQKTDKIIKSFPEVETVFGKGGRADTATDPAPLGMLETIITFKPQSEWRKGMTYEKLQQELEDALQIPGLVNSWTYPIRGRIDMLLSGIRTPLGIKLYGDDLTTLQTIGSRIEEKLRNLDETMSVFADQSDAGYYIDIEINETALARYGITKDEILLLTSSGIGGMPVTTMFKGLERYPVAVRFEEEDRSTIEAIRNIQVKTKLGFVPLSTLADVHYKESSSVIKTEMGKPVTFIYITPRSSITSAEYKEKAKKVLKDLELPAGYYIEWAGQSEFLESAMQKIVWITPTVMLVILILIYFALKKFVPTLIVFFTLPFALLGGLVYIDWLNFNMSVAVIVGFLALLGIAAETAIVMIVYLQDSVKETKERYGMLNKELLKMAIFEGAVQRVRPKLMTLFAILAGLLPIMYSHGVGSEVMQRIAAPMIGGIVTSAILSLLIIPVLYDIYQQSKI
- a CDS encoding efflux RND transporter periplasmic adaptor subunit — encoded protein: MKKLWIILFPLLLLAEPPSVEQLFNIQTVKVKKETTGFKKKFYGLLKADEKNIVNIVPRFSGYIVKLYINRTYSYVKKGEPLAKVYSPEIFKAKEEYINALEFSKKHNDRGMVESAKRKLQLLGISDNEINQYAKNRKIDPYTTIFAPKSGYIFKKEVVEGSSFNAKSPIFQIVNLENLWIEAKISEPDIPLILRARRFYFTTKAVSGIFEANHPFLYPTIDPKNALATLRLNVKNIDKKLFPGMFATLYAKSEPKTMLTLPRTAVIRKMNRWYVFKAGEFEGEYEPIDVVIKPIDNKRYAIISGLKEGDEVVNNVLFLIDSDAQINGLF
- a CDS encoding TolC family protein; its protein translation is MRYWLLIFICILNLQATELNKLIEVALAKHPSLETIKARIAAADYALSYSKNFDNPIISISVNDIRLDDITDRSLEPMQTQAITLSQKIPWFGKIDAKVKIEKAKKKLLLMTLKEAKAELVSKIKITAYQLWEIEELIKLTQRNIEITEQNIKIFQGYTASSRSENFHMGIMSAELVRSRLKTDLSNLKAKREEIVALLSYLSFQNIQNIKIELPKETLLPLTILKKELKETPILKVKQANSEIEKNRLELSQLNRISDPTLRIGYNHRQEFEDFVSVGLSFTLPIYGTEKSKVEEQRAKLLSKEFMVTDTKHSLEANLEKLYAIAQKELEVLHIVKDDSLPLIEHMFDLIRADIAAGGDLYKFMDLIEQKLTLEAQVISARANFHKTKAKIDALLGELK
- a CDS encoding FixH family protein; amino-acid sequence: MKRWSNTAIKVEMVSDKPLTTGMNKLELHLFKRSTPIKDANVAVKFFMPAMPGMPYMEYKTVAKPLGNGVYEAAFNASMGGTWQVHIFITTKEGKKYRLKSSINL
- a CDS encoding response regulator transcription factor, with protein sequence MDILLLEDDTMLAELIKEHLEEQGNAVDHFIDGEEAEDAILSKKYDLLLLDVNVPSINGFELLKSMRERKDMTPAIMITSRNSSIDVKEGFEYGCDDYIKKPFEFEELDARIEHIVRMFRIGENEVIKISDNILFYPALHKLEVLSEPIALTPKASEILHYLYKNRDRIVSREELTQNLWVYDEIPTDATIRSYIKTLRKYISNIITERGVGYGFKSI
- a CDS encoding sensor histidine kinase — encoded protein: MGLSPSEKSSLFRFMAIYLGTGFIVVVAFSTLFYRIESESIKDNSFAKIRMFAMNISASAIDAQMHGAKFEIPKRKDYEYLLLKQNGEVVGGNISDNVDISKDEYVKNGCAYYIDRSVRGHLGIDYIVVRDCTLQQKIVQSGKNVAIIAVIAYGFLILVGWYLGRLFLKPMREKIDLMDRFIKDSTHELNTPVTTMLLALHKIDKKGCKPVYLRSLQMSVRLIGRIYEDLSFLMLKSQVRDNTQIKSVDLSKKIKESIDFFSILSENKKLEIIYNLETCIIQADPHHIELLIKNIIDNAIKYTNPGGKIEISLKNCELKVSDTGIGISEEKLSVIFNRFHRENSVSGGFGIGLDIVKTICQIYGFTVNVESNLGKGSSFIVKFANF
- a CDS encoding nitrous oxide reductase accessory protein NosL, whose translation is MRKIVVSLVLLLSLSFTLQAANFSKVAEGTPHLIQEGSQKMWCPVCGMNLKMFYKTSHAVVLKDGKKKQYCSIRCLVADWPIIKDKIKEILVVDAKTGELINAKSAYYVVGSKVKGTMSMVSKIAFAKEKDAKAFQQKFGGKISDFNRVFKIASESLNKDSMMVAKKKQMKMYPMGKKIYTKMCKPIDVKGFSHINELKAAIRAEKLCKPMKEKQLQAVALYLWNVKRVNTKRGCNCGMMRQNSSCNCNMNKMNMKGCRSSANMGQVASKMGLTKTDKCPVCGMFVYKYPKWAAFIYYEQDGKSKYLAFDGVKDMMKFYFEPVKWGKYENIKNSIKKILVRDYYTLKPVLAESAWYVVGSNVFGPMGNELIPFKTEEAAKNFMADHKGKKILRFNDITKEIVYKLDE
- a CDS encoding ABC transporter permease, with protein sequence MKHFLAFALSSLTRRSSKNIFIFIIFTFLIFILSSVFMITNALKTEMFATLKSLPDITVQRIVAGRQTMIDVNRCEEISKLFGVSDVNPRVWGYYYLPTLGVNFSIVGVESFSKQYNKELDDIVDKFSDKLVGGDNMIVGVGVLKELKKIFFNDYFYFVKPDGSLKKVKIAGVFKPSTSLESNDIIIMDSELVREIFEMDETKATDIVVNVANHDEVPTIAKKIREIYPDSRVITKDDLKTSYTNVFNYKSGLFLALFIVSIFTFFIIIYDKASGLSSEERREIGILKAIGWKIDDILKVKLLESVIISGLAYLLAVTLAVGYVFGLQSPVLRELFMGYSVLKPPFDLPFVIDGGVLALIFFTTIPIYTAATIIPAWRAATLDADEAIR
- a CDS encoding ABC transporter ATP-binding protein, producing MIEVKNVTKVFNQGLPNEMTALSGVSFMVNRGELIILKGPSGSGKSTLLSIIAALQKPTFGEVIVLKNRVSKLPDDFASLFRRENIGFIFQKFNLIPTLSVYENIITPLIPEGLSDKELESKANRVMEEFSISHKKDELVKNLSGGEQQRTAIARALVNDPDIILADEPTANLDEKLSIQFLEYLKKMKKKGKTIIIATHDPIFFNLPITDKEITIHNGKVV